Genomic DNA from Anguilla anguilla isolate fAngAng1 chromosome 17, fAngAng1.pri, whole genome shotgun sequence:
TTACTGTAGTCCTGTTCTATGAGCTGTTCCTACCCTGTTCCCTGCTCTCTGTTATTGTAGTCCTGTTCTATGAGCTGTTCCTACCCTGTCCCCTGCTCTCTGTTACTGTAGTCCTGCTCTATGAGCTGTTCCTACCCTGTCCCCTGTTCTCTGTTACTGTAGTCCTGTTCTATGAGCTGTTCCTACCCTGTCCCCTGCTCTCTGGTACTGTAGTGCTGCTCTATGAGCTGTTCCTACCCTGTCCCCTGCTCTCTGGTACTGTAGTCCTGCTCTATGAGCTGTTCCTACCCTGTCCCCTGCTCTCTGTTACTGTAGTCCTGCTATATGAGCTGTTCCTTCCTTCTTCCCTGCTCTCTGTTACTGTAGTGCTGCTATATGAGCTGTTCCTACCCTGTCCCTTGCTCTCTGTTACTGTAGTGCTGCTCTATGAGCTGTTCCTACCCTGTCCCCTGCTCTGTTACAGGAATCCCGCTGCTATGTTTCCTGGTCCTGCTCCCGCTCAACATCCCCTGGTCGCAGATCAGCGTCACGTGGCTGGGCGTGGTCCACTTCCTGGCCTGCCTGTCCCCGCAGCTGGGCTCGGTGCTCTACCACCTCTTCATGAACCACGAGGGAGGGGAGCCCGTGTACCACACCCTGCTCACCCTCGACATGTGCGGCATCTGCATGATCAACACCCTGGGTGAGAGAGCACTtcgctgggctgtgtgtgtgtgtgtgtgtgtgtgtgtgagagagagagagagtgcatatgtgtgtgcaggtgtgtgagtgtgtgagggctctatcttacacccggcgcaAAGCAGTGCCAAGCGtaacgcaagtgtctttgctagtttcagaccgacgcagttttcattttcccgtccagcgcccacgttgtttaaatagcaaatgtacttaatattacattatatatattaacataatattcataatgtaatattttgtggaatCCTGCTGTTTCCGTAGTTGGTCTGCTCACACGCTTTACACTTTGCGctctgcagagaagcgttctttcctactacttggcaaatccaccattataatagcaatccgccaaggtgcaagcacACCTgacttttaaagggaatgggagatgacactctgattggtttatttcatgttacaccCAATACAcgcctatgattaattaagaggctaagtacaacccctttgaaccatgcgccttactttgcgctcagattatccgccgttaaactagcaaaagtggatttggacacgccccaaaatgcacttgcgccatgcgctttagaccgtgcgcttagatcgttaaagTAGAGCCCTGagagtctgtgtctgtatgagcgtgagagagagtgtgtgtgtgtgtgtgtgtgtgtgtgtgcatgagagtgcgtatgtgtgtgcaggtgtgtgtgtgtgagagtctgtgtctgtatgagtgagtgagtgagtgagtgagtgagtgagtgagtgagtgagtgagtgagtgagtgagtgagtgagtgagtgagtgagtgagtgagtgagtgagtgagtgagtgagtgagtgagtgagtgagtgagtgagtgagtgagtgagtgagtgagtgagtgagtgagtgagtgagtgagtgagcgagcgagcgagctgtggctccattgtgttctaagcccaccaggcacatccacaagcatctgtatccgctcaaaaaaaaattgtttacgTGAGAGAAAACGTCTGATGTGTTTGAGCTTCACTTACTTTCTTTAAGAAACGTTTAGAGTAATTCTGACCCTTGAAAACAAACTCtcaagggttacctttcagaacaGACccggattatgcctgtagtgaAAAGgcttcaagaatagtaaccgtTTTATTtcgggtatgtcattttcaggcttgtgttaaaaagggGGGGTGCTACAGAGCCAGTATTTCATTGTTCAGGACAGTTGATTGCATGTGTAGGAGATCTTTCCTTATCTGACCTTTAGTACAATGTACTGTTCTGAAACACCATTTTATGTTGCATCAGTCATCATAGAAACCCCAAAGTGCTCATTTTCCCCAATCGCTCCTTCTTAACAAAGAATGCTTGTAACTTGGGTGTGTGTAATCTCATTCAGAAATGAACCTTGTGCTTGATGAATCAGCTTAGatgtttttactgaaaatatgtGCTTGGTCCTGCCCCAGGGGTCTTAAAGTTTGTTTGGAGAGTTTATTATGGGCAAAGTTCGTGTCGGAGTTCAGTGGTACTGCATTATGGTTGAAGTCTGTGTAGAGACTACATTATGGGTAAAAGTTGTGCGgagagtgcattatgggtaacgTTTGTGTGGGTACTGTATTATGGGTAAAGTTTTGTGTGTAGAGTGAATTATGGGTGAAGTTTGTGTAGAGAGTGCATTATGGGTGAAGTTTGTGTAgagagtgcattatgggtaaagtTTGTGTGGAGAGTGCATTATGagcagggcttgacattaacttATTGAGCCTTTGGACAAGTGACTCAGATTTCTTACTTGTCCGATGGCTAAACTTACTTATCCAAAACCGAAAATAAAGgcctattaaaaaataaatgtaaccgACAGCGATTTGGAAAATTAATTGAGATACGATTAACATAATAACAGCTTTTAACAATTACTACaaagtgcgtgtgcgtgagagagagagagagagagataaaaaatgaaaatcctaATCAAGGGGTTTGTTCACATTTGCATCGTGAGTAAATATTGGAGCTTAAAGCAGGATTTTTgttgccttgctgtggtcctgtgtttacaataaaAGAagtctccttctccctccctgtctacTGACCAccgtttttatattttgtgtccgtttttatattttagatctttttttatttttatgtctgtttttcGATAGCCGTCACCTTCGAGGAAAAGCatttccaaggttgactctggTTTTTGAACGAGCTCCGTTGGCTTGTTTTGCTTCGCAGTACTTGTGCTTTGTCACCTCTGCCATTGCGGTAGCTAGCGACAAATGCTCCACTGAAACCTGATCccacacaggctctgtagcaCTGTGGGGTGGGatcatttttaaagaagaaatgcAGGCAGAGGAGCACGGATTTGGCAAATGTGCGCCAAGACAGAGATCGCCTGTGCATCCTGACTGTGcgtggttattttataatattttcaaggtaaaaatacggcacagtatgcctttaacagCCACGTGCTTAGAATAAAGCCGCATTTACCCACAAATATGCCAAATATTCCATGATCACTTGGGGTCAgttgcagtgtgcttagctggagtttaatcCTCAGGTTATACCTCTAGACCGCAGAACTGCCTAACAACTGGAGCAGCTATCCAATGCTGTGGAGTATGGATTTGGTGTTCCAGCTGAAATGCAGTTCTGTCCTCTAGGGTAATTTTTGGCGGTATAAACGGTATGCCGGTAGAAATATGTGCCACGTGAATTTGGCTATATCGTCTATACCGGAAGAGAAGGGATTTTGGTGCTTTCATTAGACCGTGAGTTTTTTTGTATCAATTTTTAGTCAGACAACAGGTCTCTACAATACACAGTGTCCAAAGGCCCCAAGCAACCATGACATTGGTTCCAGCCTGTTGATTGATTTGTCACTTTCCCAATTGGGCTAGTACCCTAAGAAAATCTCGGTCAAAgataaagctgtttttttttttaccatcctgGACAGTATGCTACAACTTGGTCGTTTTTGTACTGACGCCTACTTGTCAATAACGAACGATACAGCTTGATTATGAATATACACGTTTGAAATGGCAGTTTTATTGTAACCGCATTATCcatgacaaaaatgtatgaTAATTCAATTGGCCATTTGTtagttcattttcatgtttttgtggcaCAACGGTGACAAATCAAACACAATGGCATTTGTTCCTTTTGCATTATAATTTTCGAGCGGTCACCAAAAACCCTGccaaaaattcaaattgaaaaAGCAGCTGTGTAGACAGTGCGTTCTCTTTGCCGCATGCTGGCCTTTGCCCTCTCCAATCACAGGAGAACGCTAACGCAGTGCCGCAAAACTGCCAATACAAACAGGCGCTCCAAACTGGGAGCCAAGTCAAGGGGGAAGAGTTCGCTAAAACAGGAAGGCTGAAACttgcatgcaaatgtgtgcatgtaaatgagcCTTCCTGACCTAGACCGGTTAGTGTGCACGCGCTCAGAACACACTTAGTATTCCCATGCATACTTCATTCATCTGTGACTTCAAAGTGACACTAAAACAGTATTTAATATCGTGTgagtttttaacatttttttttttttgctggaaaatgatcatttttcaCCTGTTTGACACGGTAGCGTCTGCTTCCAGTTAGTGAGATTGTAGAATTTACTAGAAGCTGCCATTTTTCCTCCGGCCCGGGTGGTGACGAGCCGTCGCAGGCCCGGGTGTTAGCCGGTGGGTTTGGACCCGCGGAACCCGAGACGGGATCGGCAGGGAAAGCCTGCGGGAGAGCAGCTGCTTGTGTGATTATCTCTGAGCCTTTCTCTCTGTCGGTGGAGATGCCAGCTGGCCTGTGTGCTACACACGAATTTACACgccgtgtgtgagtgtgtatttgtgtgtgttttatgttgcTAAATGTAGAACATGGGGTTGGGTGGTGGGTGATACAGGGTCAGGATCAGCGGTTGATTAAGGCTgtctgaaacatggtggtgggtgGTACTGGGTCAGGATCAGCGGTTGATTAAGGCTGTCTGAAACATGGTGGCGGGTGATACTGGGTCAGGTTCAGTGGTTGATTGGGGCTgtctgaaacatggtggtgggtgATACAGGGATAGGATCAGCGGTTGATTAAGGCTGTCTGAAACATGGTGGCGGGTGATACAGGGTCAGGATCAGTGGTTGATTATGGCTgtctgaaacatggtggtgggtgGTACTGGGTCAGGATCAGTGGTTGATTAAGGCTgtctgaaacatggtggtggttgAGCCAGGGTTAGGATCAGCGGTTGATTAAGGCTgtctgaaacatggtggtgggtgATGCAGGGTCAGGATCAGTGGTTGATTATGACTgtctgaaacatggtggtgggtgATACTGGGTCAGGTTCAGTGGTTGATTGGGGCTGTCTGAAACATGGTGGGTGATACAGGGTCAGGATCAGCGGTTGATAATGATCATGTGAAATGATCATCGCTCTTCTACAGAGGACAGTCCTCGCACGTGACTCCGGAtctctggagggggggggggggtctgtgatgtcatcgcccttctgattggctggcggcCCTGCGGTCCGATCCAGGTTCCCCTGCCACCCGGGCAGGCTCTCCGTGTTCGTGGGCGTCCGGGTTAGCGTCTAAGCCCGCTAGCTCCGGTGCGCTCTAGCTCGGCAGAGCCTGCTGCCGCTTACGGCCCCGGCAGGGTTTGCCTCACCCCGGGAACCGCCGGGGGCGGCCGTGACTGGAGGGGGCGTTAATATTTAACGTTTCCGCGCCACGCCGCAGGGTAAGCGCAGCTCTCTGTCACATTAACTCCTAACTCCGCTGTGCCAATAAAGCGGGCAAAGTTTGCGCAGCGACCTAACTGACGATTACGAACGTCGGCACGAAATTTTCACGTCGTTTTAAGGTAACACCGTTATGAGTGTCGtaggaaaaaagagaggggcCGGTTAGCGAATTctgtggggggttttttttcccagcgaATCAGAGACGGCGAAAAAGGTCGTGAGAGAATTAAAGCGGCTCGCGGGAAAGATGATGATTAAGAGGGTGATTGCTCGTTTGGGGAACGGTCTGACTCATCCTCAGGcgctcgagagagagagcgcctgGGTTCGTAAGTGCGAGCGCTCATTTTCCCGACGGGTCAGGTGTTAATGTGCTCGGCGGAGTGCCGTTTAATCCGTGTGTCCGtctcccgaccccccccccccccccccccccccccacactcgcCTGCGGGCCAGTGCTGCGGGGAGTACGGcatgcctctctccctcctctgtctgtctctggcgCTCTGTGACGGTGTGACTAAGAGTGTAGATGTACTTCCTGCTTCTCAGTACGCTGAGGAGGGgctcttcctgtgtctgtgctcgGCAACTTCCTGAGGGTTGCATCAGTTTTGATTTGAATTCTCTCAccgctcccctccctctctctctgccctcctcctctgcccccctcttcccctctctctcccccctcctatctccctctctccctatctccgctccctctctctcccccactctttcctctccctctcttcccccctctccctccctctccccccctctgccctccccccctcactccccctttctctctcctcccctctctctctccctctctgccctcccccccctcactccccctctctctctcccccctccccccccgccccccccccctccgtagGAGCCCTGCCCATCGTTTACAGCACGCTGCTCTGCTACCCCTTCACGCgcagcgccgccctgctggtcTACATCCTCCTCTCCAGCTACGCCATCTACTGCGCCATCACGGCGCGCAACAACGTGCGGCGGCTGCGCTCCTTCGCCTGGCAGGCGCTCTTCCGCTTCTCCTTCTTCCTGCTGCGCTGGGCGGGCGTGGGCGGGGGCAGCCCCACCTCGCTGCGCCACTTCCTCACCATGGACACGCTGGCGCTGCTGGGCGGCGTGATCAACATCACGCGCATCCCCGAGCGCTTCCGGCCGGGCCTCTTCGACTACTGGTGCAACAGCCACCAGATCATGCACGTGCTGGTGGTGGGCTCCATCCTCTACCTGCACTGGGGCGTGCTGGACGACCTGCTGTGGATCAACAGCTACCACTGTCCCCTGGACTGACGGCTCCcgcctgcgcccccccccccgggagggTAACCGGGGACTTTTAGGAACTTTTtaggggggttgtggggtgggagtgggcggggtcggggggtggggcgtcggggtgggagtgggcgggggcggggcggggcgtcgTGGTGGGAGTGGGTGTGGTTAGGGGGCGGGGCGTTGGGGTTACATCAGACTGTATGCAAAGGAGAATGCTTGGAAGGGTCGATATGCGTGTGCTTTTTATGAAGAGACGAGAGCATGGAGATTAAGTGCTTTACATATGTACAGGTGTCGATGCAggcagtgacacacacacacacacacacacacgtatacatacacatacacatgcgcatacacacacacacacacacatatatacagattTTGACCAATGAAAGCACGCATGCAAACATAGTGCCGCACATATCTTGCGTCCGCACCCTTACCCTCACCCGTACCCGACAGCCACACACACTCGATCACTGACGGACACTGAGATCTGGCGGCTGTTTGGTTGACGAGTGCGAAACTGGCTTAGACCTCCATGCAGAAACACGCACACGGAGTTGAGTGTTATTGTTGTAATTACACCAGCATTGACGACCTCAGTTACAATGACACAGGCGAGTTACCCAAGCTGCTAACGTGTGGAACGACAGCCGGATAAGCCTCAGAAACATGGCTGGTCAGTGTGGTcctcacaaatacacagttcCTCTGTGTGGTCCTCACAAATACACTGTTTGTCAGTGTGGTCCTCAGAAATCAGGCGGTCCTCACACTCCACAGTGGGAATGTCAAACATGGCAGTGATGTAAATTGACTGTAATctactgtaatttttttttttttttttccgcacaACCACTGATCTCAACCAGGTACATATGCACTGGAACTCTACTCAATGGCAAACTACCACAGTGTGTGCAGCATATCTGCTAGCATAGAGGCATACATCCATCAGTCTcagtcaggcacacacacacacacacacacacaagcacgcgcacacacgcacgcacacccacatatACACCCTCTTTCACTGTAGAGGAAACGCATTCTTTGTGGTGAAACAGTAGgtgatgcacacacatacgtaatTACATTAACTGGAACTACTTGAGTTAGCACATACGAATGGCTCGCGATGCTTGTCGATTGTCCATGGGGTGTATATGGGAACTCGGGTTTGAGTGCTTGGCCAACGAACTGCTGCTTTCCAATTTTAGTCATTACTGGCCAACTGCTGTGAACAGCAAGATAACGCAGATCAaggcatgcagtgtgtgtgagtgtgtgtgtgtgcgcatgcgtctGATTGTTTTTAACTAGTTTGCAGTGTAGTTCAGCTAAATGTTTGCCATCCCATGCAAAGCTATtacattttgctttttgaagcacaatatttgacatttattgGATAAATACTAAAATGTATGGGCAGTGTTGTTTCCAGTATGACGAATCATGTCTCGCAGTAATTGCAGCTAGAGGGCGCTGGTGTTGTAGTTTTACATTGATTTCCATATCTTTGCTCTTGTCATGGAAAGATTATGTTCTTACCAGTTTAATGATTGGCTCTGATTTGTTTCCGCAGCAACAGTACCCAGGCCAGCATAAGTTGTGCTACTTGCTCACGTAGGTTGTAGATTGGCTCGAAGTCGAGGCTAGTCAGAAAGCGGGGGCATTTTTACAGGGCTTGCTCCTCGTTGTAGCTACAGTTCTGCTTGTAtatagggccaccagtttgtctccaccacgCGACCTGCAggtttaaacttgtatttcagtgGTTGTCCTCCAGgtgtccccataggcactccaacagcacagtctaGTGACTAGTCATACaactgagtttctaattgaagcatttataaaaacgattagttgatctaatatggggagagtcaggaagggAAGTGAACATGAATGGGAGTCTAAATGCTGTGAAAAGTAGGTCTTTAAAAGACAGTGGTCCTCGCTCCTGGTcatggagagccgcagggtctgccgctttcattgttactcaagagcttgagtagcacagcaatcgATCAGTTAAAGCGGTTGGTTACACAGTTAACACAGGTCACCTAGTTTCTTGGGGCTGAGTTGGTTGCTGATcttgaggaaaaacaaagaccagcggactctgtgtctctccaggaccaggattgagtatcactCAATCAGCAGgtataattgtttgagaagagGCTTGACAGGTTATCGTGACCTCTAGCTGGCGGAAGAGTGCAGTTCAATGCgaacaagcgcgaatccgcaatagctgcgaccgcacgcatacgtgtgtgcgtgcgtccaCGCAcaaaccctcacacaaacacgtgacctcttctttggctcgtgaccaacctttccacaaaatcttgtgcgaaTCTGTGAATCCGtttgggagttatgcgcctttttgtgttaggccacgcccatcgccacgccccctcttggtcaatcggccttgaaagtgaccaacgtccatgccaaatttcggcctcctggggcgaaaactgtgatGGCTACGgagtgggacactttttgtggaccaaccgaccaactaaccgaccgaccgacagacagagctatagagctgcggtcgcagctaaaaggCAAGGGGAGACAAAATGGTGGCCCTACTTATACATACATTGATAGTTTATACATATTTCTGTTGTCCAGATTCTGCATGAAGTCAGTCAGCATCGTTCAGCACGTCGATTTAGCAGTGGACTCTGTCAAACTAGGGTTAACAAGCACAGTGACTCTGCTGACTTCCTCTGTAATGAGCTGTAAGTCAAACTATGGAGGTGTTCCAGGGTCAGAACCTGATGAACAGTAGGAAAGACACCTATCGGGTGTAATCCCgaccgccattttggctcaaaatgACATTTAGCGTGAGGCGAGTCGGTGGAAACCTGCCATAAAACATGGTCACCTGGAGAGTGAGGTGCCCAATAGGGTGGGTGTGTTGACCTGTGGTTCATTCAGGTTAGACACTCACACTGTTAGCATTGGACTTAGTAGGATGAAAGGAAAGGTTCAGAAGCAGCTGCCTTCCTCCTTTTAACATCAAACAGGATGAGCAGAGCAGTGGAATCGGTAAAGACTAGTATTGCCTCCAAGCTGTTAATGATTCAGTGCCAGTCTTGGATCCGCATTTAAATAACGATTTGGTGCAAAACTAGATGCCAATAGCTTCTGAAGTCACAGTGTTGCGATAACTCAGTTCAGTTTTTTGTCTTTACTATCAGATTGCATGGTGTTTCTATTGTGTTTACCTGAAATGCAGCAGTTTTCGGTTGTGCCATCGCACTGGTAGAAATGAAAGGGGACGTCACAGATGTTACAGTGCAATGTTGGAGAGTTTGAGGTTACGCTGTCGGACGATCTCTTGAAGCCGTGGCTTGACTGCACCGTTACGCGGTACAGCGACGCAGCGCACTGCAGACCGTGCGCGAGCCGGTGCCATAGAGGGCCGCACGGAACGTTCTCTGTCGTTCCGTTAAAGCGTCTTTAAATCGGAGCTCTAACCGGCAGCACGTTGTCCGAGCACAAAAAGCCCCCCGTTCCCTCCCTTTTTAAAAACGGAACGCCGGAAGCGGAAGCTTGACTCGAACCGCGCCGCCGGAACCTCCGAGCGCTCGATCCGATCGCCCGATCTCCGTCACCTCAGCCGCTCTCCTCCTCCGAGAATCCGGGCGTTTCCGTCAGCGTtcggagagggggaaaaaaaaagaaacgggtTTACCGAAAGCAGACgtaggaaaaaaagaaaaagaaaaaaaaaagctaaccgTCCAGCCGTCGAAAACGGCGTCTTCCTCTGTTTTAAAAGGCCCCCGTTCCGTGGGTGGGTGAACCTTGCACTGGCAATTTAGCTCATGCTCTGAAAacagtgtctttttttgtttgtttgtttgtttgtttttttaaaatgtgcttttatttatttcatgt
This window encodes:
- the paqr4a gene encoding progestin and adipoQ receptor family member 4a; its protein translation is MAFLNGPRLLDWANSPPHLQFNKYVLTGYRPISSVQDCIRSLFYLHNEIGNIYTHGIPLLCFLVLLPLNIPWSQISVTWLGVVHFLACLSPQLGSVLYHLFMNHEGGEPVYHTLLTLDMCGICMINTLGALPIVYSTLLCYPFTRSAALLVYILLSSYAIYCAITARNNVRRLRSFAWQALFRFSFFLLRWAGVGGGSPTSLRHFLTMDTLALLGGVINITRIPERFRPGLFDYWCNSHQIMHVLVVGSILYLHWGVLDDLLWINSYHCPLD